A segment of the Meriones unguiculatus strain TT.TT164.6M chromosome 10, Bangor_MerUng_6.1, whole genome shotgun sequence genome:
TTGAAAGACCTTTTGTAATGCtcaaatattttttatgtttgtttttttttttttccgggcaCAAAGATACTATTATTAGTAAGTTTATGCCAGATAGTCATCTATGATGGAGCCAGACACCGATGGATTTTAATTTTCAGTATGCTTTAATAGTATAGTCAAAGTTGAGAACTGCTAATAGAAGACCAATTTTGAACAGAACGTTATGTATTCcaacaaatgcaaataaaaaactcTTTGTCTTAATCTAAGTATACTAATGCCATCTTGGGTCAGATTGGTCTAATAAACAACTCAAACTTATTAATGTAATTTGTTTCACCTTTTAATGAtggttttaaaaacagaatttaaattaaaaattagactCATTGAGACAAATTACAAAAATAACGCACAAAGAGAACATTAAATTTGAGGGGTGATTTCACTGTtagcaaatgcttttaaattttatcttggACTGTATAGAATGAAATTTTAACATCTTTGGGCGTGATGAAAAGTATTCAAGATGTTTATATGTTTTAAGATTGATCCTTTTTGAAATATGGAGAGGTTTTaagtttttacttttaattatgtatatttgtgtgtgtgtgtgtattgggtgTGCAGGAGTGTAGATGCTGTAGTTACAGGTGGTCATGAAGCTGCCTTGCATGGCTATTGGGATCCCAAagaggtcctttggaagagcccTACTGACTTTTACCACacacccatctctctagcccacagTAGCAGAGATTTTTGAAGTTGTGTTTTGTTGAACTGTTTGCTATTGTAAAACATCATGTTTGTCCTTGTCCACTTATGTTTAAAGGCTGAAGAGCTTTTATGTCCAAGAACTCTAACCCAAGAAAGAGTCAGAGTCACTAGATTGAAACTAGTAATCAGTTAAATAGTTAAAAATTTCCATCCTTTCTGATAATTTtagtaaaatattaaattttttaaaaggttacTTTTtatgagaaacttaaatcatatTGGAAATAATATATACcttaattttatttcagaaacATACAGCATTCGCAACTTTTCCTAATGAAAAAGCAGCAATAAaggtaggttttttttctttattactgaagctttcaaagattttttatcCAATCTTAGGACAGAAGTGGGAGTAATAGTAAACGgtcattttaaaagcaaaattatttACATTCCAAGAAACTCATGTTTGACACAATGAATGTTGTGTTTAAACTTAGCTATTATTTCCAATGGTACTGTATTATGACtgcaaatatttaaaacatgGAAAGACTCCAAAATCTGAATTCCAATTCCAGACATTTTAGATAAGAGATATTAAACTCTTTGCATCCATATTTTGGATTGTAATTGTCTGATTTTATGTGATATTATTAGGGAATATAGTTCATGTTGAATAAGCCTGTAAAATGTATAACACTTTCCTTCATAATGTCTGGAGCAGTGCTTCTGAGCCTATGTGTTGAATATCAGACACCCCGAATATCagatgttaattaattaattaattaattaatatcagATAttgattcataaaagtagcaaaattatagttataaataataacaaaatttagTGGTTGGGAGTTATAtgacatgaagaactgtattaaaaggtcacagcattggggatgttgagaaccgctgctctagagaGTAAAGAAAAGACTTGAGAGGATGGATTTAATAAATGAGTTTAACAAGCTAGATTTAGATAAATATATAGACAGTTAATTTGTGATGACAGATGCAAAGTGGAGCATATAGGAGAATGTCCTGATGATAGGGAGTATAGTTCACAGCTCTCATTAGTCTCATTTGTCTCAAAGTAAAAGGTGAAGTGTTATTCTAAGTGAACAGGAGAAGAAACAGCGTGAGGCAGCATatcaaggaaaacagaaaactttcCTCTTAAAAGAGTAGTGCAGTTTAAGCCGAGATTGTGAAATATAATGATCAGGTCACCTTGAGATTTTATGTTTGTAGTTAGAATTTAGTGTGACCAGAAAAGagattgtttgttttgtagctATATTCAGTGTAGGTACAAGCAGAATTAACATAGGATTGGAGTCAGTTCAATTTCACTTTATTAATATAGAGTGCTTTGGTAAGAAGTAATGAATGATAAAATACCTGGAGATAAGATATAACTAAGGAAATATTTGTAATATTAATAGTAAAAGAATATAAATTTTGTTCTTTTAGGATGACTAATAAGCTTTTTTATTGTACCTAAAGGCATTGACAAGACTCCATCAGCTGAAACTTCTAGGTCACACGTTAGTTGTTGAATTTGCAAAAGAGCAAGATCGAGTTCATTCACCATGTCCCACCtcaaatacagagaaaaagaaaaggtatgtAGACATTCAGGTTTTCCTCTCATTTTGAAGTATGAGTGTGTTTCACTCATTTTTGTAGTTATTGTGTTATTGATAAAGAAAATAAGTTGAAAGCATAATGAAATGTTTTATCAGTAAGTTTTAAAAGTAAAGCAGTATTTTTGCTTCTAGTTGTGCTGAGGACTGAGCCTTAAAAGGTTAACAAGTTAAGTGAAAAGGTGCAATGAATGGGGTTCTGCATTAATGGAGGAAGAGCAACTACATGTTAATTATCCATTATCCAAAATGTTTGGGGTAAATAGTATTCAATGTGATTAATATCTTTGAAGTGTTATTCCATGCCTAGAAATTCCCTTGTTTCACATCTGCCTTGTACACATTTCATGAAggtaatttatataatattttcagtGTGTCCATATTTTGTGATGTGTTACTTGAGGTTACCagtgtaattttttaatttgtagtaTCACGTTGCCTCAGAGTTTCAGATATATGATTTCAGATTTCAACTTGTAGTAATACCACTCTTTAGAAATTATTATAGAAAATTAATAGCTTTTTTTTGATGACCTCCCATTTTCATTTAGTCTTTATTTTGTATAATATTTTGtggtgtgtctctgcatctgtttccatctgctgtgGAGGAAgcctctgatgatgactggataagGTGCTGGTCTATAAGTATAGTGGAATatcatcaggagtcattttattaaatttttatttttttaattaaattttttttttttaaagaccagcagtgtttggttttctcctaggtctctgggctatctagtctttGATTGTTGGTTACCCAAACAGTGTTAGGCATGTACTCCCACTCTCGTGGAGTGGGCTTTAATCAGACATTGCTTGGCTACTCCCATAGGCTCTGTGCCATCATTgtcctagcatattttgcaggcaggacaaattataggtaaggttttgtggctggtttggtgtccacctttttcttttggtagcctgcagagtaccttcccacACCAAAGATGGGAGAATGTAGGtactatgtaggcaccagcttgacttcctTTTTTCCTTGTCCAGTGAGTTGTGTCTTTGGCAATGAGATTCAGCTGTCTATTTGTGAAGAGTAGTCCATTGTCTCAGCGACAGCCTGGGTTATTTATATGGAATTTCCAGGGACTCCAGTGGTTAGCAGCTCAATTGAATGTAACCCATTCCTGCCACTGGAAGCCTTGATTGGTGAGAAGAAATGGCCAAGGGAGACTCCATGACCCTCATGAACAGGGTACCTCATTAGTACTACTGtcttagtttgtgttttcattgctgtgaagagacaccatgatcaaggcaattcTCATAGgggcaaacatttaattggggctgacttatggttttagaggtttagtccattatcatggcaggaaacatggcagtatacaggcagacatagtgctggtgGAGCCCAGACTTATACATCTTGATCTAAGGCAGTCAGGAGGAGACTGAGTATGTTTCACActgggcctagcttgagcatttaaggcttcaaagcctgcctccacagagACACTTTTcttccaacaagtccacacctcctccaacaaggccacacctcttactAGTGTCACTCATTGTggccaagcatttaaacataCGAATTTATGGGGCCATACCTAAACAAACAACCAGTCACCTTCATacattccaggaagtttccattgcactaggttttCACACTACCCCCCAAGTGTCTCCCCAATTCTAGCTGTTTCTCCCCCaactctccctcattcctttttTTCTCACAGCCTTCTTCATCTCCAGTCTTCTGCCCCTAGTCCCATCAAATCCTTCCCCATAGAGCTCAGGGAATTCCAccgaagaggaagcagaaagattgtaaacgCCAAGAAGGGGATAGGGGACCCCAAGAGAACAAGgtcctctgaatcaactaagtgAGTTATGAGCatagctcacagagactgaagcagcaagcatagGACCTGCACAGGTCTGTGCCAGGTCTTCTTTCTATATATTAGACTTATtagcttagtgtttttatgggactcctgactgTGAAAATGAGTGGGTCTTTGACTCTTTTCCTCCTGGATTTGCCTGTCCAACTTGGATATGAAAgttttttgcttcatcttatatTTTTGTCATGTTTGCTTATCTCTTAGAAACTTGTTCTTTTCTACTGAGAGCTAAGAAAGAGTGtggagccagagggcagggaaggtggaggaagaactgggaggagtagaggaagaGGAACCTATAAACAGGATATATTGTATGGGAAAAcagtctattttcaataaaagaaaaacatgaaagaaagtaaagaacagtATTTTAGATCCAAGCCATGACTTTACAGTTCTTTAGCCTTTGCAGAGATTTTACATTAGTTgatgtcatttcttttctttactcttctcttctttctttctttcctttttttttttttttttttttttttggttgagacagggtttctctgttgctttggctgtcctggattcactttgtagtgcaggctggccttgaacttagagcagttcacctgcctctgcctccctgagtgctgggactaaaggctcaCACTACCACGCATGGGTTTAAATCCCAACATCTTATTTAAGAGGTGAGGCTGAAAGAAGTAAGGCACTGCAAGTCTGTAATTGTGTGAGAGAtgcatattgaaaaaaaattgaatgtccCAGTACCCTTATAAcatattattttagttttcttatgATGATTTGGAATTACGATACGATGTTCATGCACTGGATGTGAACTCTAAGTGTAGGCAGTAAGTAGAGTTCAGTTGTACTTTTCTTTCTCAGCAATGCTTATTTGAGAAGTCTTTTAAAGTTTCTTTAATGGAATTGTATTCATAATGccatgtttgaaaatatttttcttttctatatccatttttttttttttttacttttttcaaagATAAGATTATCTGTGATTCTGTATGTTCTAGGTTGGATGACACTGTGGAAGATgataaagaaaagaaggaacCTGACCTTTTAACAATAGAGAATGGAATTGCACCAAATCACgggtttgcatttttttttatattattctgcctttgttcctgtgtgtgtacatatattgtGCATACATATTATAAATAAGATAGTTTTTAAAGTCAgctttttaatatgtcatgtgtAAAATGTGCTGAATAAGCATTTTAAGGTATTAGGTTTTTTTCACTGTCTATTTAGGTGTTCAAGGCTATAAGTGAACTGATAAGcaattcttccattttctttaatAGGAATATTAAGGAATAAGGTAGATTTATGACTTTCCAATTTTGTGTGTTAATAGATTATCTAAAATGAGTCATTGATAAGGAATTATTAAAACTTAATAAGCATGTaccttaatttattttgtttttgtaggtTAACCTTTCCTCTAAATTCATGCCTCAAATATATGTATCCACCACCTTCAAGCACAATCCTTGCAAATATAGTAAATGCTCTGGCAAGTGTCCCCAAATTCTATGTACAGGTATGCAGAATCAACTTAACTTTTGCTTATTGTATGAGTTTATAATTTGGTTCCTTAGATACTGTTTTTATGctcatacatatttattatttacaaaacTTAACGAATTCCAGACAGGCAATGTTTTATGTAATGTTTTAAATGAAGTGAACTGTTACTACAAATACAGTATAAATGGATGTTGATAGAGGGCTACATTGGGAAATATAATTTGTTATAACTGTTATTGAGTATAGCATTGACTTTGAGAAATCCTTAAAGGTATGACTGGTAACAACTGTTTGAAAAACTTGACAGTAATGTTACTTCTCAGAAGTATAAAATACAGATggtacattttttctttatcagCGACAATTATATGAGAACATTTTCAGTAGGTTTTTTAAATCAATAATTGTAGAAATGTCATTGTTGGAGGATTAAGGTCCTGAGATATACTGACGCCTTAATTAATATACTAGTGCCTGAGAGGACTTTGGTTTTTACTAAGTTAATCAAGAGTGCTTTTACATGGTGGGTGTGTAGTACAGGCCTTCAATTCCAGCATTTagaaggaaaaggcaggaggatctctgtgagttaaggtCAGCCTGATCCACATAGTGAgactatttcaaaataaaaaagatgttttTTCCAAAATACTTGCATTATATAAAATATGCACGGTTAATCATGACATTAATGCTAtgtgactttttaaatattttaccatTTTAAGGTGCTCCATCTTATGAATAAAATGAACTTGCCCACACCATTTGGACCGATTACTGCACGACCTCCTATGGTAAGAAATTTTTAGAATTTTTACAAGCCACAATTTTCTTTCCTGAGTTTTACAAGTTTTGCAACAATTTTGTAGCTACTAATAGTAAAGCTGAGAACCAAAAGTGGAAGAAAGTGGGACTATGAAAGAAATGCTTTCATTAATAAAGCCAAAATTTCTTCCAGTCACTTGGTGCCAAGTATATCATCCTGTAAATATAAGATAATTGTATTTAATTAAGTGAATTATCTAAAAATTTCATTGCTGTGCTTTTGAATCATTCTCGGACCCAAGTTGTCTTCACTATCTGCCTATCTTTGTTGATTAGGACATTTTGCAGATCAGAAGCAAAGAAACGATTATATGTAGACTTCTTATGCTCTTATTCCACGGCCTAATTTACAGGTTGAAATACAAGGTGTCTTTGCAAGTTTTATATAGTTAGATGGCCAGGGAAAGtagaaaacaaaactgttttcatCTAGCAGTTTGTCATCACAGATATTACCTGATTATAAACtgagtttataaaagaaaaaagagaatcaTTCATATGGAATGAGATTCTGTTGCTGAGAATCAAGAATGTATACAAAATAGTTTGTCTATTCTGTAAATATCATTGGTTTTCATcgtgttttgttcttttaaatagTATGAGGACTATATGCCATTGCATGCACCCCTTCCACCTACATCACCTAGACCACCTGAGGAACCTCCCCTaccagatgaggatgaggatTTATCTAGTAAAGAATCAGAATATGAAAGCAGTGATGAGGAAGACCGACAGAGGTTTGTGATGTGACATACTCACTTTTGTTCTAAAGATAATAAAGTCAGAAACAGTAACTGCTTCTCTTACTGgggggaacccacatgaagactaagctgcccgatggctacatatgtgtagtaGTCCTAGattcagtccatgcatggtccttggttggtgcttcagtttccgTAAGGCCCCTAGGCCCAGGTTATTAGagtctgttgttcttgtggaattcttgtcccctctgggtctttctattgtTTGTTCCACTCTTCTACAGGGCCCCTCTgcataatgtttggctgtgggtctcagcatctgttttaatctaCTGCTGGTGGctctcagaggacatttatgCTAGGTTCTCATCTGCAAACAAAACAGtatctttaatagtgtcaggggtgggtctcaggttgggtgaGGCATTTGTTGGaaattctctcaatctctgctttatctttatccctgcatatcttataGGTGGGATAAATTTTGAGtagaagattttgtgggtgggctgATGATTCCCTCCCTGTACTGGAAGTTCTGTCTGGTAGGAGGATTGTGGGAAAAGAGATAGAGGAGGGTGGGCCCAATACTGGTGGAGGGAAGGGCCTATGATTGGGATGGAAAGtaagttaaaataataataataataataataataataatggaaagaCTTGCTTTTCCTGTATTTCTCATATAATTATCCAAAATTAGAATGCCTTATATGTCAGACATTCCAATGATCTTAAGTCTGTACAGTAGCTTAGTGGATATTAGGGTCTTTAGAAAAGTTTTTAGGTGAATCCTAATTTTTTAGATTGGTGATTTTAGTGTTACAGAGTACACTTCAACTTCATTCTTTATGGTTCCATATTTGTTATTTTGCTCATTAAAAATTTTCATAGCTTCAAGTTTACCCctttctataaaaagaaaaaggttttttttttttctaactcgtatttttttctttacaaggaCTTGTATTTCTAAGGTGTTTTGTAGATAGGAGTGTAAACAATGTGCTAAAGAATTTTAGTCACCTGACCCATTCGTTCCTAAAGTAGCCGGTTGTTAATCAACATATCAGCATTATACTGAAATACCTGGGAGTTAacttataataataaatacaatctATGACCAGCCATGTCCACATTTTTTTAGGTCTGTGGTTACTCAAGACAGCAATGTACTCCTTACCTgacaattataaaaacaaaagagaaatgaagaaatcatTGTCCCACAATCTCTTGAGTGACCCATGTGTTCTACCATCTTTGGAATCAAGATTTTTACAGTTAGTCTATTTGAAAATACCATATCCAAATCACAGCAGTTATATCCCATCTTGTTTTAACTCTCACACTACccatgtttgttatttttttattaatggtctaataacatttcatttttcacattttgttttcttactaGTTAATACATTCAAAATGGTTTTCAGTCATAATACTTAAGTGAGTCTAATACTAAGCTCAAGAAAACTATACATTAACAGAAAATTGGTCTAAAGTTGTAGTGGTATTGAATATGAATTAAATCATTAAAGCTTGTTATATAAGATATCTCTCACATGAAACAGTTGTATGTTATTATTTAATCTTATACTATAAGCAGACTTAACAGGAACTTTCGATGTAGTATAGTATTCTGTTCACTAATTTAGTATTTACCATGATTTCATAGTAGGTTCATAGGTAATAAGTCTTAATTGAATTCATATTTTGAACAATTGATTGTTCTTTACTGTATTCTCTTCAGAATGATTTCTAGAGGAAGTTTGTAGGATTTTTTGTATAATCATCCATGTTACTAACAATAAAACTCTTCATTGGTTTACTTTGAGATTCTACATTGTTATTTAAAGATCCTGCAAAAGAATTGTGAATTCTTAacaattttttggcatataatcTAAACCAATCTTAGCTACAAGAATTGGCCAAACCTTTTCTTGTAAGTACAAAGAACATGTCATAACTGTTCTACATTCATGGCAGGAAATCAGCCATATTTATACTTCATGAATAGGTTTGGCTGTATTCCATCTAAACTTGTATATACAAGAGCAGATAGCTAGCTTGATTCGGTCCTTGCACCAACCCTCACCTCCTGATTAATGGGTGAATGTTATGAATACTAATTACTATGCAAAAAAGTCAGATGTGTTAAAAGATTTCCAACCCAAATAGAGACTGTGAGAAGCACATATAATCAGCAGTAATTTTACTACCCCACTCCTATCTAAGTAGTGATTCAAAACCTAGTATCTCCCCATGGGAAAATGAAATTGTAGGCGGGATTCAAACTATCAAGTAAGAAGGGATAGAATCTATTTGGAATAAAGACATTTTACCTTATTGTAAACTAAAGAGTAGTTAAAATGATACATTTTGTTATTCTTTTAGAAAgtgttattaatttttaagtaaGCTTGTAACCTATTTAGAAATGCTTTAAAAAGTAAGAGTAGTGATCTTAATTAGAAATGTGATAATATTCTACCTCAgacccatttttatttttgtaggttTCCATTTAAAAATGTAGCATGGAATTCTGCTTAGATTTAACTTGAGTGTTAAAAGAGAACAAGTACAATTTCTAATATGTTTTTATAACCTTGTTGGAATaagacaaaatctttaaaaatatatttagttGTAATACATTCATTTTTTATGTGCTTGGTTTGCTTTAGAAAGTTGGTAAATTTTGggttaataattttaatataggTACATAATGTGAATATTCAAATATTTGTACCTTTAATAACATTTTTGTTAGTGTTTTTAGTTTGGGAACTTCTAGAaatggtctcactctgtagctctacCTGCCTGTAATTTGCTATATTTACCAGGCCAAGTTTAAATCTTTCTCCCTGCTCCTTGGTTGCTGGATTACAAATCTGATGCCAtgctcagatatatatatatatatatatatatatatatatatatatatatatatatatattcactttacatcccgattgtatccccctccctcttctcttcctggtctcacccttccatcttccccctttccctatttctcttctcctcagaaaagtagAGCCACTCACCCAACCACCCGCACCAAGCCACCCCAGCACATCACAAGATAATGCAGAGATTTTAAACATTAGCTTTCCAGAATCATAATAGAGGGAAGTTGTATATGCGATACCAGTTGTTACTTCCTGATTCTTACTTTTAAGAAACTTTAGTATTTGGAAAAGTTTTTCCTTCAGATAATGAAGTAATGCTCAAGTAATGATTTATTAGCAATAAACATGTTCAGAACACTTTCAAAAAAATGCTTTGTTCTGTttagtaattaaaacaaaaatcaaaaataacAACGTATTTGTATATTGTGTTCAGTTGTATGTCATTTTATTTGGCTAGCTAATATAgtgaagagtttttttttaattgataaattATAGTtggtgaatttaaaaaaaaaacttttagtgAGGTCAATTTAGTATGAATTTTGGTCAAATTGATATGCCTATTGGTGGCTTTAAAGTTatccttattatttttaaatgtatattatatttgAGATACAGACCATAGTCTAGAATATCAACTCttatttgccttttcttttcttaacctAGAATGAATAAACTAATGGAACTAGCCAATCTTCAGCCAAAAAGACCCAAAACAGTAAAGCCACGCCAAGTGAGAAAAAAGCGAAAAATAAAGGATATGTTGaatgtgccttcatcaacttcACATAGGTAATTTTACTAATACTTATGAAATGAGGGTTGTCTGTGTGCTCTATTTGCTTAACTCAGATTATTCTTCAGTGTAGCAGTTTGTCAATTTACTTTGCTGACCACTGTGTTTCTGTTTGCCAAATAGTTTTCACAATTACCTTTTCAACCAGCATTTAATAATACTCagtattcattttacattaaTGTGTTTTCTCTGATTAGACATATTTCTACTACTTACTAGTGACTGCAGTTTTAACATCATTTAACTTTTCTGCAAGTTACATTTTAATAGAACTAACCTGGTGTGTAAATTGTGACACCTAAtccctttctcttctgatgtTGCAGTCTCATGCTTTAAATCCCTTAGCAGTGCTGAGtagcaaaaataatgaaaacGATGTTCTCTAGCAGCTACACTAAACAGTAAAAACGAGCAGGTTAAAACAATAGTGATAATTATTTAATGCATTATACTCAATATTATATTGTCATAAATCCGTATAAAATGTTATTGAGCAGTTAGACatattttttttacagaaatttaCTAATTACACATAGCTAGTGATTGTAAAAGTTGCATACTACAGACAGCACTGACTACACAGTGAATGGTATACTGTATACTATATACTGCCAGGTgatacctgtaatcacagcacttggcaGAGGGATGATTTGAAATTGAAAGTCATTTTCTCCTACGTAAAGCAAGTTTATCCCTGTGTTAAATGGTCTGGCAAGGTTATTTTGCACACAAAATTGGGACCAGTGGTGATTCGTAGAATTTGATCCTAAATATCcacatggaggaaggaaagaccTATCTACCCAGTTTGTCTTCTGAGCTAAAAGTGTACATATACAAAAGAAATGTCAAACAACTGAAACATTTTGTCTTGTACTGACTGAACAATTATATACCTTCTTGCTCCTAGTAAACACAACGCTCTAAAAATCAATGGATAAATTCTGACTTTTTTATTTACCAAATAACTTTGTTTAATCTTTGAATGTTCTttaacctcagtttcttcatctatgaaTTAGGTGCATAATAGTATCATTACAAAACTGTTGAGCTTTATTAGACTATTAAATCTAGTTATATGTAGTGCCTAAAATAGTGACTGTTTTATCAGTGTCAGCTtcttaaatttaaagaaaatctgaaatagtgttcttagaattttattttaaattataaacttATGTTGTGATTGTTTTTAAATACCAGTTTGCATCCTGTGCTGTTACCTTCGGATGTATTTGAGCAACCACAACCTGTAggtaataaaaaaattgaatttaatATATCTACCAACATGCCAGCAGCAATTAAGAACGAtttggagaagaaacaaaataatgaggaaaaaaattCTGGTAAGaacattttagttattttatatGCTAACAActtttttatgttaaaataaattttatattagtgTCTGTCACCTTTAAATATGCAGTTGCAGGCTgcggctgtagctcagttggtagagacCATGCGTAGAGTTCTGAGTATCCAGTACTTCAGAAACTGAGCATGGTAATGCAAGT
Coding sequences within it:
- the Rnpc3 gene encoding RNA-binding region-containing protein 3, with translation MAVPEPPLPLSRGGPGSAALSPPRGDRTLLVRHLPAELTAEEKEDLLKYFGAQSVRVLSDKGRLKHTAFATFPNEKAAIKALTRLHQLKLLGHTLVVEFAKEQDRVHSPCPTSNTEKKKRLDDTVEDDKEKKEPDLLTIENGIAPNHGLTFPLNSCLKYMYPPPSSTILANIVNALASVPKFYVQVLHLMNKMNLPTPFGPITARPPMYEDYMPLHAPLPPTSPRPPEEPPLPDEDEDLSSKESEYESSDEEDRQRMNKLMELANLQPKRPKTVKPRQVRKKRKIKDMLNVPSSTSHSLHPVLLPSDVFEQPQPVGNKKIEFNISTNMPAAIKNDLEKKQNNEEKNSDSPETGDDDSNTGFGKIFPKPNLNTTEEIKEDSDEMPSQCISRRELEKGRISREEMETLSVFRSYEPGEPNCRIYVKNLARHVQEKDLKFIFGRYVDFSSETQRIMFDIRLMKEGRMKGQAFVGLPNEKAAAKALKEANGYVLFGKPMVVQFARSARPKQDSKEGKRK